The Anas acuta chromosome 7, bAnaAcu1.1, whole genome shotgun sequence genome has a window encoding:
- the FAM53B gene encoding protein FAM53B: MVMILTKTRENKGADSVTCRTELHTPKMSQGPTLFSCGVMENDRWGDLSRTCPLQIEQPGASIWDCLADKGEESSLWPREASSTCSVTNLIKELSLSDPHGHPSAPPSKRQCRSLSFSDELAGCRTSWRPLGSKVWTPVEKRRCYSGGSVQRYSNASATMQRSSSFSLPSRSHPLASSCDHPALASRLGCQARKTGPGGPGGETWSPEGGRVDMQRSLSCSHDRFSSSEPGPPSASSTPASTPQLSRRATGLCRSRSQPCVLNDKKVGVKRRRPQEAQEQRPSLDLAKMTQNRQAFNSLSTAAEDGAQRLPGPVEVMPGRTPACTPVPEPRSRGSERRGSRDELSCEESDCGAAEDEGGGKEEDTEPWRGGGAGAESPFQLGGELDIEQIENN; this comes from the exons ATGGTGATGATCTTAACCAAAACCCGGGAAAACAAAGGTGCTGACTCCGTAACATGCAGGACTGAGCTG CACACTCCAAAGATGAGTCAAGGACCTACGCTCTTCTCTTGTGGCGTTATGG AAAATGACAGATGGGGAGACCTCAGCAGGACGTGCCCTCTGCAGATCGAGCAGCCGGGCGCCAGCATCTGGGACTGCCTGGCGGACAAGGGCGAGGAGAGCTCGCTGTGGCCGCGGGAAGCCTCCAGCACCTGCTCGGTCACCAACCTGATCAAAGAGCTCAGCCTCAGCGACCCCCACGGCCACCCCTCGGCACCCCCCAGCAAGCGCCAGTGCCGCTCGCTCTCCTTTTCGGACGAGCTGGCCGGCTGCAGGACGTCGTGGAGACCCTTGGGCTCCAAGGTCTGGACGCCGGTGGAGAAGAGGCGGTGTTACAGCGGGGGCAGCGTGCAGCGCTACTCCAACGCCTCCGCCACCATGCAGAGGAGCTCCAGCTTCAGCCTCCCCTCCCGCTCCCATCCCTTGGCCTCCTCCTGCGACCACCCGGCGCTCGCCAGCCGCCTGGGCTGCCAGGCGAGGAAAACAGGACCCGGAGGGCCGGGAGGTGAGACGTGGAGCCCCGAGGGTGGCCGGGTGGACATGCAGAGGTCCCTGTCCTGCTCTCATGACCGCTTCTCCTCCTCGGAGCCCGGCCCGCCCTCGGCCAGCAGCACGCCCGCCTCCACGCCGCAGCTGAGCCGCCGCGCCACGGGGCTGTGCCGCAGCCGCTCGCAGCCCTGCGTCCTCAACGACAAGAAGGTGGGCGTCAAGCGGCGCAGGCCCCAGGAGGCGCAGGAGCAGCGGCCGTCGCTCGACCTGGCCAAGATGACCCAG AACCGCCAGGCCTTCAACAGCCTCAGCACCGCGGCGGAGGACGGCGCCCAGCGGCTCCCCGGCCCCGTGGAGGTGATGCCGGGCAGGACCCCCGCCTGCACCCCGGTGCCGGAGCCGCGCTCGCGGGGCTCGGAGCGCCGGGGGAGCCGGGACGAGCTCTCCTGCGAGGAGTCCGACTGCGGCGCGGCCGAGGACGAGGgcggagggaaggaggaggacaCGGAGCCCTGGCgaggcggcggggcgggcgccgAGAGCCCCTTCCAGCTGGGTGGAGAGCTGGACATCGAGCAGATCGAGAACAACTGA